From Miscanthus floridulus cultivar M001 chromosome 15, ASM1932011v1, whole genome shotgun sequence, the proteins below share one genomic window:
- the LOC136509557 gene encoding AT-hook motif nuclear-localized protein 7-like — MEGRDVIAVAGGYESGHGLFRADISMTEAQEAAEGYQFSHSSPSTSPTPSPPPAAAGHGGDATPTPLAWSLGGDKPSEVAGNNGVQTAAQTEHANLSSVRRRGRPRGSGRRQILATLGEWYALSAGGSFTPHVIIVGTGEDVAARIMSFSQKGPRSVCILSANGTISNVTLRQPDPSGSTFTYEGRFEILQLMGSFTMAEEGRKRTGGLSVSLAGPDGRVVGGVVAGMLRAASPIQVIVGSFLPNSLKQHQRRMSLQQQQQPPAVPALPAPPAPVAPPPVLTAAMPISQPGPGNGFHAPPSSATPPQPHGSTEHGAMNLNTTTGFTMVGWPASSPPMQHRASPDINVSLTPQE, encoded by the exons ATGGAGGGAAGGGATGTCATCGCAGTGGCAGGTGGCTATGAATCCGGCCACGGTCTGTTTAGAGCAGACATCTCCATGACAGAGGCGCAAGAAGCAGCGGAAGGGTACCAGTTCTCTCACTCCTCGCCGTCGACGTCCCCCACTCCGTCCCCGCCACCAGCTGCGGCTGGCCATGGTGGGGACGCCACTCCAACTCCGCTAGCCTGGAGTTTGGGTGGGGACAAGCCGAGCGAGGTCGCCGGGAACAACGGCGTGCAGACGGCCGCGCAGACTGAGCACGCCAACCTGAGCTCCGTACGCCGCCGGGGCCGGCCGCGCGGTTCCGGGAGGCGCCAGATCCTAGCCACCCTAG GGGAATGGTACGCCCTGTCAGCCGGAGGGAGCTTCACACCTCATGTGATCATCGTGGGTACTGGGGAG GATGTGGCGGCGCGCATAATGTCGTTTTCTCAGAAGGGTCCACGCTCGGTCTGCATCCTCTCTGCCAATGGGACAATCTCTAATGTAACATTGAGGCAGCCGGATCCATCTGGTAGCACCTTCACCTATGAG GGTCGTTTCGAGATTCTGCAATTGATGGGCTCCTTTACAATGGCTGAGGAAGGTCGGAAAAGAACCGGCGGGCTCAGTGTCTCTCTTGCTGGCCCTGACGGCCGTGTAGTTGGTGGTGTAGTGGCTGGGATGCTGCGTGCTGCAAGTCCTATACAG GTGATCGTGGGGAGCTTCCTGCCCAACAGCCTGAAGCAGCACCAGAGGAGGATGagcttgcagcagcagcagcagccacctgCTGTCCCAGCTCTACCAGCACCACCAGCACCTGTGGCTCCCCCTCCTGTGCTCACTGCCGCCATGCCAATCTCCCAGCCAGGTCCCGGCAACGGCTTCCACGCACCGCCATCCTCCGCCACACCTCCACAACCCCATGGCAGCACGGAGCATGGCGCCATGAACCTGAACACGACGACGGGCTTCACCATGGTTGGCTGGCCTGCGAGCTCCCCGCCCATGCAGCACAGGGCCTCTCCTGACATCAACGTCAGCTTGACTCCCCAGGAGTAG
- the LOC136509212 gene encoding uncharacterized protein yields the protein MAAYMRVTHRDEEGKKVTEKMPIPETRRPDTVKHFERKLEEQGFNRFERHPVNAPRGVGIGAPPPKSGRGGKFTWEGPGGVVEGQLDPAPPAIDPNDPNYEEGEEGGGADEEVAREVIVGEVEVAKVAESRDGVARVDVAPPLLQDQKQ from the coding sequence ATGGCAGCGTACATGCGCGTGACGCACCGGGACGAGGAGGGCAAGAAGGTGACGGAGAAGATGCCGATCCCGGAGACGCGGCGCCCGGACACGGTGAAGCACTTCGAGCGGAAGCTGGAGGAGCAGGGCTTCAACCGCTTCGAGCGGCACCCGGTGAACGCGCCTCGCGGCGTGGGCATCGGCGCGCCGCCGCCCAAGTCCGGGCGCGGCGGCAAGTTCACCTGGGAAGGCCCCGGCGGCGTCGTCGAGGGCCAGCTCGACCCCGCGCCGCCCGCCATCGACCCCAACGACCCCAACTACGAGGAGGGGGAAGAGGGAGGGGGAGCGGACGAGGAGGTGGCTAGGGAGGTGATCGTCGGGGAGGTGGAGGTGGCTAAGGTCGCCGAGAGCAGGGATGGCGTCGCTAGGGTCGACGTCGCGCCGCCCCTGCTCCAGGACCAGAAGCAGTAG